AGCGGAAGGAGCGCAGGTCCAGCAGGTGCAGGTCGGCGAGGGTGCCGAACTGCAGCCGCCGGTACACGGTGCCCGCGATGGAGGGGCGTACGGGCATCCACTCGAAGTACGCCTGCTTGGCGGCGGCCGCGCGGGCCGCCCACTCGCCCTCGGCGCCCGGGGTGTGGTTCCCGGCGCCGTCGGACCAGGTGTTGTCGGCGAACTCGTGGTCGTCCCAGATGGCGACGACCGGGTGCGCCGCGTGCAGGGCCTGGAGGTCCGTGTCCGTCTTGTACTTGCCGTGCCGGGTGCGGTAGTCGGCGAGCGAGACTATCTCGTGCTTCGGCTCGTGCTGGCGTACGACGTACTTCGCCTCGGGGTAACCGCCGGTCTGGTACTCGTAGATGTAGTCGCCCAGGTGCAGCACCGCGTGCAGGTCGGTGCGGGCGGCCAGGTGCCGGTACGCGGAGAAGTAGCCGGACTCCCAGTTGGCGCAGGAGACCACGCCGAAGCGCACGCCGGGCGTGGTCGTGCCGGCGGCCGGGGCGGTCAGGGTGCGGCCGGCCGGGGAGACGGCGGAGCCGGCGGTGAACCGGTACCAGTACGGGGTCTGCGGCCGAAGTCCGCGCACGTCCGCCTTGACCGTGTGGTCGGAGGCGGCGCTCGCGGTGACGGAGCCGCTCGCGACGAGGCGGGAGAAGGCCTTGTCCTCGGCCACCTCCCAGCCCACCGCGACGGCCGGGCCGAGGCCGGAGCCGGGTACCGCCTCGGGAGTCGGGGTGACGCGGGTCCACAGCAGGACCCCGTCGGGCAGCGGGTCGCCCGAGGCGACGCCGTGCAGGAAGGCGGGAGCGGTTTCGGCCGCGTGGGCCGCCGGGGCGCCCAGGGTGGTGATCGGCGCGAGTGCGGCCGTGGCCGCGGCGGCCAGAACGACCGTACGGCGGCGCGGGTGTGAAGGGGTGAGATGACTGGTCACGGGCGATCATATTACTGATCGGTATGTGGCTGGGAACAGCCTCGAAATGACAACGGGCGGGCGAACTCTGAGAGTTCGCCCGCCCGTCGCGGCGGTTTCGGTCCGGTGTGTCCGGATCAGCCCGCCAGGGCCTTGTCGATGGCCGCGGTGAACGCCGCCGGCGTCGCCGGGGTGTCGATCTTCTTGCCGTCCATCTTCAGCGTCGGAGTGCCCGTCACCCCGGACTTGTTGAAGGCCTTCGACATGTCCATCGCCCACCGGTCGTAGGTGCCGTCCTGGACGGCCTTCTTGAACTCGGCGTTCTCCTTCAGGGCGGGGACCGTGTCCGCGACCTTCAGCAGGTAGTCGTCCTTGGCGAAGCTGTCGACGGTCTCCTCGGGGTGCAGCTCCTTCGAGTAGAGCGCGCCCTTGTAGTCGAGGAAGGCCTGCGGGCTCACGTTCAGCGCCGCGCCCAGCGCGCTCAGGGCGTTCTTGGAACCCTCGCCCTTGACCCCGTTGTCGATGAAGGTCGCGCCGAAGTACTGGAGCTTGTACTTGCCCGCGTCCACGTCCTTCTTGACCTGCTCGCCGACCGACTGCTCGAAGGAGGCGCAGGCCGGGCAGCGCGAGTCCTCGTACAGCTCCAGGGTCTTCTTCGCCTCGGGCTTGCCGATGACCACGGTCAGGCCGTCCTCGCCCGTGGTGTTCTTCGGCTTGACCAGTTCGGCCTCGGCGGCCTTGTCCCAGTAGCCGGGCTGGTTGGCCTGCACGACCGCGTAGCCGACGCCGCCGGCCAGCGCCAGGACGGCGACGACCGTGCCGGCCACGATCAGCTGGCGGCGGGTCTTGTCCTTCTTCGCCTGCCGCTCGCGCTCGATGCGCAGCTTCTCGCGGGCGGCGGCCTTGTTCTGCTGGTTGTTGCGTGCACTCATGGTGATCTCCGTGGGACGGGGAGGGACGAGGGGGGACCGCGTACGTGTCTCAGGCGCTCGCGAGCGCCGTACGTACGGGAGGCCCCCGCCGGCCCACGGAATGCGCGGGGAAGCGGGTACGGGCCACCGCGCCGGGGACGACCGGGCGCAGCGCCCGCCCGGCCCGCCCGGGGACCGCCGCCACCGAGGCCACCGCCAGCAGCAGCGGCCGGAACGCGAAGGCGGCGACCGCCCGCAGCAGCCGGGCCAGGGCCCGCTCGCCGTGCCGCAGCCAGGCAGCGGCCAGCAGCCCGACGGTGACGTGCGCGCCGAGCAGCAGCCAGGGCGTCAACGGCCCGGGCGAGGCCAGCAGCGCCGCCGGATCCCCGGCGGGCCCGGCCACCTCGGTCAGCGGCCCGCCCACCGGGGCCCCGCCGCACAGCTCGTCCAGGCCCAGCGCGCGCAGCGGCCCGGAGACCGGCCCGCCCGCCGGGCCGTAGCAGAGGTGCTGCCCGGCGGTGAAGACGGTGTCGGCCGCCAGCTCCAGCGGTACCAGCAGCCCGGCGATCGGGCCGAAGCCGCGCTCCCGGCCGGCCAGGGCGTAGGCGATCGCGAAGACCCCGGCGAAGGCGCCGGCGACCAGCGCGGGCGGCAGCGGGACCCGGGACATGAGCACGTGGGAGCCGGCCGAGAGCAGCACGACGAGCGCGCTGAACAGCGCGGCCCGCAGCCCCCGGATCCTCACCCCTGATATGTCCATCGTCGCGAGTTTGCCATGGCTTTCTGTGAGAGAGGGCGGGAGGGGTGTCTTGTCGGCCAGGCGGCCCACGGGCGGCCGGGTCCGGGCCCGCAGGGCCCGGGGCGCCCCCTCACGGCTCCCGGACCCGGAGGGCCTACGGCATGATCCGGCCGTTGCGGAAGAGGTCCACGAAGATCTGGTGGTCGGCGCGCGCCCGGGCCCCGTACGCGTGGGCGAAGTCGACCAGCAGCTCGGGGAAGCCCTCCTCGTCGGCGGCGATCACCGCGTCGATGGCCCGCTCGGTGGAGAACGGCACCAGGGACTGCCCGCTCTCGGCCTCGTCCGCCGACGCGTGCATGGTGGCCGTGGCCCGGCCCAGGTCCGCGACCACCGCCGCGATCTCCTCCGGGTCGTCCAGGTCCGACCAGTCCAGGTCCACCGCGTACGGGGAGACCTCCGCCACCAGCTGCCCGGAGCCGTCCAGCTCCGTCCAGCCCAGCCAGGGGTCGGCGTGCGCCTGGAGGGCCCGCTGGGAGATCACCGTGCGGTGCCCCTCGTGCTGGAAGTACTCCCGGACCGCCCGGTCGGTGATGTGCCGGGACACGGCCGGGGTCTGCGCCTGCTTGAGGTAGATCACGACGTCGTTCTCCAGGGCGTCGCTGTGGCCCTCGAGCAGGATGTTGTAGGAGGGCAGGCCCGCCGAGCCGATGCCCACGCCCCGGCGGCCCACCACGTCCTTGACCCGGTAGGAGTCCGGCCGGACCAGGGACTCCTCCGGCAGGGTCTCCAGGTACCCGTCGAACGCGGCCAGCACCTTGTACCGGGTGGCCGCGTCCAGCTCGATCGCCCCGCCACCCGAGGTGAAGCGGCGCTCGTGGTCGCGGATCTCGGTCATCGAGTCCAGCAGGGAGAAACGGGTGCGCGAGCGGGCGTCGCGCAGGGCCTCCAGCAGCGGGCCCTCGGCGGTGTCCAGGGTGAAGGAGGGCACCTCTTCGTATTTGGCGCCGGCCGCGAGCTGGTGCACGCGCTCCCGGTAGGCCACCGCGTAGGTCCGTACGAGCCCGCTGATCTGC
The Streptomyces sp. NBC_00091 genome window above contains:
- a CDS encoding alkaline phosphatase yields the protein MTSHLTPSHPRRRTVVLAAAATAALAPITTLGAPAAHAAETAPAFLHGVASGDPLPDGVLLWTRVTPTPEAVPGSGLGPAVAVGWEVAEDKAFSRLVASGSVTASAASDHTVKADVRGLRPQTPYWYRFTAGSAVSPAGRTLTAPAAGTTTPGVRFGVVSCANWESGYFSAYRHLAARTDLHAVLHLGDYIYEYQTGGYPEAKYVVRQHEPKHEIVSLADYRTRHGKYKTDTDLQALHAAHPVVAIWDDHEFADNTWSDGAGNHTPGAEGEWAARAAAAKQAYFEWMPVRPSIAGTVYRRLQFGTLADLHLLDLRSFRSEQAKLGSGSVDDPERSITGRAQLDWLKSGLAASNATWKLVGTSVMISPVAFASLPAHLLKPLAHLLGLPEGGIAINVDQWDGYTDDRKELLGHLKDRNIKNTVFLTGDIHMAWANDVPVNMATYPGSGTAATEFVVTSVTSDNIDDMLHVAPHTLSVVAEGAIKAANWHVKWLDMDSHGYGVLDVTAERSQMDYYVVSDKRRQDASSSWARSYRTLNGTQKVERTYDPVR
- a CDS encoding DUF2252 domain-containing protein, producing the protein MAVPETTDEQRAEQILDVFDTAFGELLAADPAAFQVKFRKMAASAFAFYRGTACLFYADLERERHGGPYLDDRTGRVWIHGDLHAENFGTYMDANGRLVFNVNDFDEAYVGPFTWDLKRFAASVALIGYTKALSDEQISGLVRTYAVAYRERVHQLAAGAKYEEVPSFTLDTAEGPLLEALRDARSRTRFSLLDSMTEIRDHERRFTSGGGAIELDAATRYKVLAAFDGYLETLPEESLVRPDSYRVKDVVGRRGVGIGSAGLPSYNILLEGHSDALENDVVIYLKQAQTPAVSRHITDRAVREYFQHEGHRTVISQRALQAHADPWLGWTELDGSGQLVAEVSPYAVDLDWSDLDDPEEIAAVVADLGRATATMHASADEAESGQSLVPFSTERAIDAVIAADEEGFPELLVDFAHAYGARARADHQIFVDLFRNGRIMP
- a CDS encoding thioredoxin domain-containing protein, translated to MSARNNQQNKAAAREKLRIERERQAKKDKTRRQLIVAGTVVAVLALAGGVGYAVVQANQPGYWDKAAEAELVKPKNTTGEDGLTVVIGKPEAKKTLELYEDSRCPACASFEQSVGEQVKKDVDAGKYKLQYFGATFIDNGVKGEGSKNALSALGAALNVSPQAFLDYKGALYSKELHPEETVDSFAKDDYLLKVADTVPALKENAEFKKAVQDGTYDRWAMDMSKAFNKSGVTGTPTLKMDGKKIDTPATPAAFTAAIDKALAG